A window of Acidobacteriota bacterium genomic DNA:
CGGCCCCGCCCCCGACCCTGAACGATCCTCGTCCTGTCCGCTCCGCGGTGCGGGTCCAGCCCTCGCCCTGGCTAGTGAAAGAAATAGGACACGCCGCCCAGTACCAGGAGAATGAGCGCCAACACGATGCGTTCGTTGGCCTCCAGCCAGGGGAAGACGATGCGCGTGTAGCCCGCGTGGGCCAGGCCCGCCAGGAGCCCCATGGCCCCGATGGTGATCAGGCTCGACAGGACCGCCATGCCGATCAGTTGGGGCCACGCCAGGCCGCCGGCGGCGAAAAAGATGGGAATGAGGGATTCGCACGGCGAGAGGGTCATCTCCAGGAAGAGGGCCCCGGCGGCCACCCGGTCGGGGAGGATGGGGTCGTCGCGGTGGTCGTGGGTGCAGTGGCGATGGCCCTCCTTCCGCCAGCCCGACACCAGATAGTAGAGTCCGAAGGCCAGCAGGATCAGCGCCGGAAAGGGCGTTTCCCACTCATGGGCATGGCCGAGCAGGTCCTTGCCGAGCGCCGCCGCGAGGAGGCCCACCACCGCGGTGGTGGTCACGTGGCCCAGGCCCGAGACCAGGACGATGCGAAGCATCCTTCCCCGGCCCCACTTCTGGGCCCGGGCCACCATCACGAAAGAAAGCCAGTGGGTCGGGAGCACGGCGTGGACGAGCGCGACGGCGAGGACTGCGGCGAAGAGGCTGGACCGGACCAGGTCATCCATCATGGCGTGTGCTCCCCTCTTGCCCGCAGCGCCTCCAGCGCGGACGGGTCCAGCCGGACGGAACGCTGGGGGAACGGGATCTCGATCCCCGCCGCATCGAAGACTTCCTTGACCCGCTTCCTCAGGGCCCGCTCCACCGCCCACTGCTGAAGGGGCACCACCTTCGCCATCATCCGCAGCGTGACGCCGGATTCCCCGAGCGCCGTCACGCCCAGGATCTCGAAGGGTTCCAGGACGTGCCTCCCCACCTCGGGGTCCTCGCGCGCCCAGCGTGCCACATCCCCGAGAGCCGCCAGCGCCGCGTCCAGGTTCGTGCCGTACCCCACGTCCACGTCCAGGACCGCGCGGGCCCACTGGCGCGTGAAGTTCGTGACGAACCGGATCTCGCTGTTGGGAAGGATGTGAACCTCCCCGCCGATAGCCCGGATCCGCGTGGTTCTGAGACCCATGTACTCGACCGAGCCCTGGAACTCGTTGATCTTGACCACGTCCCCCACGCGGAACTGATCCTCGAGGACCACGAAGAAGCCCGTGATCATATCCTTCACGAGGGTTTGGGCCCCGAAGCCCACGGCCACGCCGACGATGCCGAGGCCCGCGAGAAGCGGCCCGATCTGGACGCCGAAGTCGTTGAGGGCCATGAGAAAGGCCGTGGCGTAGATGGCCACGCCTCCCGCGCGCCGCAGGATGCGGGTGACCGTCTCGAACCGCCTCTCGACTTCGTTTTGAGTCGTCGGGTCGTCGTCTTCCACAGCCTTTCGCACACGCCTCAGAACCAGCACGAGCATCCGATCCAGGAGGAAGGCGCCCAGGGCGAACAGGGCGAGGTGGAGGAGCCGAACCGACAGCCAGGGCCCCCAGGAACGGAACTGCCAGATCTCCCAGCCCTCCGGGGGCGGCACGGGCGGCAGGACAGCGAGGCTCCACGTCATGGCGGACTCTCCAAGACCGGCGGGCAAGCGCACCGGGATCCAGGCCCCTGCCCGCGCCGGGCCCCACCGGGGCGGAAGGACTTGCTCCGGGTCTCGCGATCGCGCGTTTCCCACCGGGAGGAGAGTGTAACACGCTTGCGGCGCGCCGGCATCGGGCCCCTCGCGGGGGCCTACATCCGGCCGGCGTGGTAAGAACTTCGGATCAGAGGCCCCGCCAATACGGCGCGGATCCCCGCGGAATGGGCCGCCCGTTTCAGGTCCTCGAACTCCCCGGGCTCGTAGTAGCGGATCACCGGGTGGTGGCGCTTGGTGGGCCTCAGGTACTGGCCCACGGTGAGCCGCTCGACGCCGGCCGCGGCCAGGTCCTCGAAGGCGCGGAGGAGTTCGTCCCGGGTCTCCCCGAGACCCACCATGAGGCCGCTCTTCGTGGGGATGTGCGGTGCCAGGCGGCGGGCGGCGCGCAGAACCTGAAGGGAGCGGAGGTAGGTGGCCTTGGCGCGGACCGACGGGGTGAGGCGCTCCACGGTCTCCACGTTGTGGTTGAAGACGTCGGGACCGGCGCCCAGCACGGTTTCGAGGCACTCCTCCCGTCCGCTGAAATCCGGGGTCAACACCTCGATTCGCGCCCCGCTCAGCCGCTGTCGGACGGAGCGTATGGTCTGTGCGAAGGCCCCGGCCCCTTCGTCGGGCAGGTCGTCTCGCGCCACGGAGGTCACCACCACGAACCGCAATCCCATCCTCTCCGCGGCCTGGGCGACCCGCTCGGCCTCTGTCTCGTCCGGCGGGGCGGGCCGGCCCGTGGCGATGTTGCAGAACCGGCAGGCTCGGGTGCAGACGTCCCCCAGGATCATGAACGTGGCCGTTCCTTCGGAAAAGCACGCGCCCTTGTTGGGGCAGGCGGCGGAGGAACACACCGTTCGGAGGTCGCTCCGCGCGATCTCGCCCATGACGGCGCTCGCCTTCTCCCCCACGGCGAGACGCCTGATCTTGAACCACTCCGGCTTTCGAACGACCTCCACAGGGGGACCTCCTCCCGGGCGGTCAAGATAGCCCCCCGGAAGCCGCCGCGCAAGGTGGGGGGCCGCCGCCGCACCCGCCCGGGCTCCCCCGTTGAGGGTCGGAGCGTTCGGTGTTATAAGGGTCCCGCCCGCAGGCCCGGGCCGGGACCTTCCCGGCGGCGGTCGGAGGGTCGGGAGGATGGGGACGGTCACCGAATCGGATGCCTTGAAAGGCCGGGGCAAGAGGTTGTTCTTCCTAAGCCTTGCGGCCCTCGGTGTCGTGTATGGGGATATCGGGACGAGCCCCCTCTACACGCTTCGCGTGTGCTTCGGCCCGGAACTGGGCCTTCCGGTAACGGAGGCCAACGTCCTGGGCGTGCTGTCCCTCGTCACCTGGGCCCTCCTCTTCACGATCTCCTTGAAATACCTGGTCTTCATCCTCAAGGCCGACAACCGGGGAGAGGGGGGAATCCTGGCCCTGATGGCTCTGGCCAAACCGGAGGCGTCCCCGAGCCGCACCCGCGCCCTCTTCCTGACGGCGATGGGGGTGTTTGGCGCTGCGCTCCTGTACGGGGACGGAATCATCACCCCCGCCATTACGGTCCTGGGAGCCATGGAGGGCCTGGAAGTCGTGACGCCGGCCCTCGCCGCCTATGTGGTCCCCCTCAGTCTCGGGGTTCTGGTCGCGCTCTTCGTTCTCCAGAAGCGGGGCACGGCCAGAGTCGGTACCCTCTTCGGCCCCGTGATGACCGTCTGGTTCCTGACCCTCGCCCTTCTCGGGGCGGGCGCGATCCTCACCCAGCCTCGCGTCTTGCTAGCCTTCAATCCCTTGTACGGGATGGAATTCTTCGCTCGAAACGGCTTTCACGGATTTTTGATCCTGGGCGCCGTTTTCCTCGCCATCACGGGGGGAGAAGCCCTCTATGCGGACATGGGCCACTTCGGCCGCCGCCCCATTCGGCTGGTGTGGTTTCTCCTGGTCCAGCCCTCCCTCATGCTCAACTACTTCGGACAGGGCGCCCTTCTCCTGACGGATCCCGAGTCCGCCCGGAACCCATTCTTTCTCCTGGCACCGTCCTGGGCCCTCTATCCCCTTGTGGCCCTTTCCACCGCGGCAGCCGTCATCGCGAGCCAGGCCGTCATTTCGGGGGCGTTTTCCCTGACCCGGCAAGCCGTCCAGCTCGGCTTCTGCCCCCGCATGGAGATCCGCCACACCTCCTCCCTCGAGATCGGCCAAATCTACGCCCCGGGAGTGAATTGGGCCCTCATGGTCTCCACGATCCTCTTGGTCCTCGGCTTTCAGAACTCCAACCGGCTCGCCGCGGCTTACGGGGTCGCGGTGACCACGACCATGGTGATCACGACCCTTATCTTCCTGGTGGTCACGGTCAGACGGTGGAACTGGCCGCCCCTCGCGGCGGTGCCGCTCTCGTTGGCTTTCCTGACGGTGGACCTGGCCTTTTTCGGCGCCAACATCATCAAGGTCCAGCACGGAGGATACGTCCCGCTCCTCCTGGCCGGGGCGATCTTCGTCCTCATGTTCACCTGGAAGAAGGGACGGGGAATTCTTGCCCAACGCCTCAAGGAAGGGGCCCTTCCCGCCGACTTGTTCCTCGACGACGTGGAGCGCAACCCTCCCCACCGCGTCCCGGGAACGGCGGTCTTCATGACCGGGAATCCGGCGGGAATCCCCGGCGCCCTCCTTCACAACCTGAAGCACAACCACGTCCTGCACGAGCGGGTGGCGCTCCTGACCGTGACCACAGAAGAAGTGCCGGTCGTATCCGCCAAGGACCGCCTGACGGTGGAGCCCTTGGGCCATGGATTCTTCCGCCTTTCGGCGCGTTACGGCTTCATGGAGACGCCCGATATTTCCCAGTTGCTGGCGCTGGCCGAGGGGCAGGGATTCCCCTGTGACCCCATGACGACGACCTTCTTCCTGGGCCGGGAGAACTTGATCCCCACGGACAAGCCGGGCATGGCGCGGTGGAGGAAGTCCCTCTTCGGCCTCATGTCCCGGAACGCCCAGAGCGCCACGATGTTCTTCGGGATTCCGGCCAACCGGGTCGTCGAGCTCGGCGCGCAGATCGAGCTCTGACGCGGCCCAACCCGCAGACGCTCCTTAGCCCGTCATCTTCCGGGCGTCCAGGAGATCATCGAGAACGTGGGCCGGGAGCACCTTTCGCTCCATGCAGATCTCGCGCACGGTCCTCCCCGTCGCGTGGGCCTCCTTGGCCAGCTCGGCGGCGAGGTCGTAACCGATCACGGGCGCCAGGGCCGTGACCATGGCGAGGCTGCGCTCCACCATCTCCGCGCATCGCGCCTCGTCGGCCTCCAGACCGTCCACGCAGCGCTTCGTGAACGCCTCCGCGCCGCGGGACAGGATGGCGACGGACTCGAGGAGGTTCCGGGCCATCACGGGGAGCATGGCGTTCAGTTCGAACTGGCCCCGGGCCCCCGAGTAGGCCACCACCTGGTCGTTCCCGAAGACCTGCGCGCAGACCATGACGAGCATCTCGGCCATGACGGGGTTCACCTTTCCGGGCATGATCGAGGAGCCCGGCTGAAGGTCGGGCAGGCGGATCTCGCCGAGGCCGCACCGGGGTCCCGATCCCAGCCACCTCACGTCCTCGGCGACCTTGGTCAGGCCCACGGCCGCCGCGCGCAGGGCGCCCGACAGGGCCACGAGGGCGTCCCGGGCCGCCAGGGCCTCGAAAAGGTTCGGCGCCTGGCGCAGGGGGAGTCCCGTCTCCTCCGCGAGCCGCAGAATGACGGCCCCGGCCAGGCCGGGCGGGGCGTTGAGGCCCGTTCCAACGGCCGTTCCGCCCAGGGCGAGTTCGCAGACGGAGGGTAGGGCCGCCTCCACCCGCCGGGCCGCGTTGCGGACCTGCTGGGCATATCCGGAGAACTCTTGCCCAAGGCGGACGGGCACGGCGTCCATGAGGTGCGTGCGCCCGATCTTGACGATCGGATCGAAGGCCTCGGCCTTGTCCGCCAGCGCCCGGGCGAGGCCCTCCAGGGCCGGCAGGAGGTTCGTGGTGACCGCTTCGGCCGCCGCCAGGTGGATGGCCGAAGGGACGACGTCGTTGCTGGACTGGCCCATGTTCACGTGGTCGTTGGGATGGACGGGGGTTTTGCTGCCCCGCGCGCCGCCCAGGATCTCGATGGCCCGGTTGGCGATCACCTCGTTGGCGTTCATGTTCGAGGACGTGCCCGAGCCCGTCTGGAAGACGTCCACGGGAAAATGGTCGTCCCAGAGCCCCTCCAGGACCTCCGTGGCCGCCCTCGCGACGGCCTCCGCCAGGTCCGGGGCCAAGGCCCCGCGCGCTCGGTTCTCCAGCGCGTAGGCCCGCTTGATCCGGCCAAAGGCGCGGATCATTCCCCTCGGGATTCCCTGTCCGCTGACGGGAAAATTCTCCACGGCGCGCTGGGTTTGGGCGCCCCACATGGCCTCGGCGGGGACCCTCACCTCGCCCAGCGAATCCTTCTCGACGCGGTGCTCCGTCATGGCTTGACCTCCCGGCCGCCCTCGGCATCCCAGCCTATTTCGCGGGCCAGTCTCAAGAGGAACGCCTCTTCCCCGGGCGCGAAGCGGGCCCGGGACCACGCCTCCGCCTCCTTTCCCACAACGATTCGGAGGCGGCTTTCCCCCTCCCCCGAGACGGCGCGGAAGATGGCCTCCGCCACCGGCTCGCCCGTCGGGTTTCTCTCGGACGCAAAGCCCGCGCGCAGGCGGGCGTACAACCCGGCGTAGGGGCTTTCGGCGTCGCCCACCGCCTTCCCCACGGACAGGGACCTCTCCCCGAAGCCCGTGTCGAAGGCGCCCGGCTCCACAAGGCGGACCGCGACGCCGAAGGGCCGCACCTCGTGGGCGAGGGCCTCGGCCCAGCCCTCGAGGGCGAACTTGGCGGCGCAGTACCCCGAGAAGCCGGGGACCCCCGTCCTTCCCCACTGAGAGGAGACGAAGACGAGGCGCCCCTTTCGCCGGGCCCGCATGGAGGGGAGCGCGGCTCGGGCGACGGCCACGGCCCCGAAGAAATTGACCTCGAACTCCCTCCTCAGGGCGTCGGGCGCGGCCTCTTCCGCCGAGGAGAAGTGGCCGATTCCGGCGTTGTTCACCACCGCGTCCAGGGCTCCGAAGCGCTCCAGGGCCGACGCCATCGCCGCGGCAACGGAGTCGGGGGCGGTCACGTCCAGCCTCAGGGGAAGCCAGCGCCCGGGGTCCGAGGGCGCCGGCGGGATGCGGCGAACGTCCCGGGCCGTGGGCACGACGTTCCATCCCCTCGCGTGGCAGAGTCGCGCCGTCAGAAGGCCGAAGCCGCTGGAGGCGCCGGTGATGAGTACGGCATTCGCCATGGGATCTCCCGTCCAGGATTACGGAAGTATAACCCCGCCCCGGTCCCCCGGCTTCCCTGGGCCGCGAGCCCGAACGCGAGACGGAAGGCCGCCCTGCACCCGGAGACCGGAAGGGGCGGCTTCGGGAAAGGGACCCTTCCCTGGAGATCCGCCGCGCCTCAGGCGGATTCCCATGAAGAGCCGAGGGCACCGACTTCGGCCTCCACAGCCTCGAGAACCTCGCAGGCCTTCACCGCTTCGGCCATGGCGTTGTGGTCCGCGTGGAGCGGGCGGTCCTCCTCGAGGTGGCGGACCACCTTCCGCACGGCGGCGTGGGCGGCGCGGGTGCCCCGGCCGAAGGCGAAATCCCGGAAGTCGAGGGCCTGGGCCGCGGCGATGAATTCCACGGCCAGGACCCCTTGGGCGTTGTCGAGGATCTGCCGGGTCTTGAGGGCCGCGTTCATGCCCATGGACACGAAATCCTCCTGGTCCGCCGCGGCGGGGATGGAGAGGACGTACGAGGGGGCCGAGAGGATCCGCTGTTCGGTCAGGAGCATGTCGGCCGTGTACTGGCTCAGCATGTGGCCCGAGAACATTCCCGCGCCCCGGGTGAGGAAGGCGGGGAGGCCCGCCGAGAGGGCGGGGTTCAGGAGCCGGTTGAGGCGCCGCTCGGAGAGGACGCACACCATGGCCACCGCGGCGCCGCACACGTCCAGGGGA
This region includes:
- a CDS encoding potassium transporter Kup; amino-acid sequence: MGTVTESDALKGRGKRLFFLSLAALGVVYGDIGTSPLYTLRVCFGPELGLPVTEANVLGVLSLVTWALLFTISLKYLVFILKADNRGEGGILALMALAKPEASPSRTRALFLTAMGVFGAALLYGDGIITPAITVLGAMEGLEVVTPALAAYVVPLSLGVLVALFVLQKRGTARVGTLFGPVMTVWFLTLALLGAGAILTQPRVLLAFNPLYGMEFFARNGFHGFLILGAVFLAITGGEALYADMGHFGRRPIRLVWFLLVQPSLMLNYFGQGALLLTDPESARNPFFLLAPSWALYPLVALSTAAAVIASQAVISGAFSLTRQAVQLGFCPRMEIRHTSSLEIGQIYAPGVNWALMVSTILLVLGFQNSNRLAAAYGVAVTTTMVITTLIFLVVTVRRWNWPPLAAVPLSLAFLTVDLAFFGANIIKVQHGGYVPLLLAGAIFVLMFTWKKGRGILAQRLKEGALPADLFLDDVERNPPHRVPGTAVFMTGNPAGIPGALLHNLKHNHVLHERVALLTVTTEEVPVVSAKDRLTVEPLGHGFFRLSARYGFMETPDISQLLALAEGQGFPCDPMTTTFFLGRENLIPTDKPGMARWRKSLFGLMSRNAQSATMFFGIPANRVVELGAQIEL
- a CDS encoding mechanosensitive ion channel family protein, with product MTWSLAVLPPVPPPEGWEIWQFRSWGPWLSVRLLHLALFALGAFLLDRMLVLVLRRVRKAVEDDDPTTQNEVERRFETVTRILRRAGGVAIYATAFLMALNDFGVQIGPLLAGLGIVGVAVGFGAQTLVKDMITGFFVVLEDQFRVGDVVKINEFQGSVEYMGLRTTRIRAIGGEVHILPNSEIRFVTNFTRQWARAVLDVDVGYGTNLDAALAALGDVARWAREDPEVGRHVLEPFEILGVTALGESGVTLRMMAKVVPLQQWAVERALRKRVKEVFDAAGIEIPFPQRSVRLDPSALEALRARGEHTP
- a CDS encoding class II fumarate hydratase, which codes for MTEHRVEKDSLGEVRVPAEAMWGAQTQRAVENFPVSGQGIPRGMIRAFGRIKRAYALENRARGALAPDLAEAVARAATEVLEGLWDDHFPVDVFQTGSGTSSNMNANEVIANRAIEILGGARGSKTPVHPNDHVNMGQSSNDVVPSAIHLAAAEAVTTNLLPALEGLARALADKAEAFDPIVKIGRTHLMDAVPVRLGQEFSGYAQQVRNAARRVEAALPSVCELALGGTAVGTGLNAPPGLAGAVILRLAEETGLPLRQAPNLFEALAARDALVALSGALRAAAVGLTKVAEDVRWLGSGPRCGLGEIRLPDLQPGSSIMPGKVNPVMAEMLVMVCAQVFGNDQVVAYSGARGQFELNAMLPVMARNLLESVAILSRGAEAFTKRCVDGLEADEARCAEMVERSLAMVTALAPVIGYDLAAELAKEAHATGRTVREICMERKVLPAHVLDDLLDARKMTG
- a CDS encoding SDR family oxidoreductase, which translates into the protein MANAVLITGASSGFGLLTARLCHARGWNVVPTARDVRRIPPAPSDPGRWLPLRLDVTAPDSVAAAMASALERFGALDAVVNNAGIGHFSSAEEAAPDALRREFEVNFFGAVAVARAALPSMRARRKGRLVFVSSQWGRTGVPGFSGYCAAKFALEGWAEALAHEVRPFGVAVRLVEPGAFDTGFGERSLSVGKAVGDAESPYAGLYARLRAGFASERNPTGEPVAEAIFRAVSGEGESRLRIVVGKEAEAWSRARFAPGEEAFLLRLAREIGWDAEGGREVKP
- the lipA gene encoding lipoyl synthase is translated as MEVVRKPEWFKIRRLAVGEKASAVMGEIARSDLRTVCSSAACPNKGACFSEGTATFMILGDVCTRACRFCNIATGRPAPPDETEAERVAQAAERMGLRFVVVTSVARDDLPDEGAGAFAQTIRSVRQRLSGARIEVLTPDFSGREECLETVLGAGPDVFNHNVETVERLTPSVRAKATYLRSLQVLRAARRLAPHIPTKSGLMVGLGETRDELLRAFEDLAAAGVERLTVGQYLRPTKRHHPVIRYYEPGEFEDLKRAAHSAGIRAVLAGPLIRSSYHAGRM